The following are encoded in a window of Diorhabda sublineata isolate icDioSubl1.1 chromosome 5, icDioSubl1.1, whole genome shotgun sequence genomic DNA:
- the LOC130444152 gene encoding sodium channel and clathrin linker 1-like produces MDVSQLQILVADYENLVQELTQELKSVKAEYEELKSKVPSILNENQKLIEELKQYVTSKTSEESQTEFKLIQNLRSQINLVLDEKEKVTQLWKKASKSVETLENELNIYKSGNIEYFPKHEYLRAKKSYEETINKLENQIKILKNESETKDLEIQNLLKCSINNTETAKKSESKVSTLYKNIFDLENSIEALKNKCAGKEKLIKKVMDQNNEFKEKIIEAIEIVQAALNEKDASLLREAEIRSEMKKMNEQLDDIIKEVQEKCMKETDSIKEQAEFRYKDILKCLENTQDELKEKVVQNEKLQAKNIILQNEIDKFSTRGVDSEESKTSKLLILEKNLESTFQKLLVSEKQNIQLKSELDTIKNDMEQMAAYYERVLKTKDLEKLTLQNINNQHKSVIKENELKIKSLNNEIEVAKSQSHILEKDLNKHIEDQEKLINSIKIEKSELVSSFNEQLKQLNEEIELRNEINKKLLIETKDIINKLENLTKTLKTDARKVKKENAVLKDELQLYKRKLSQYREILNMLAIDVNKINAVNTDNQQSQPNILS; encoded by the exons ATGGATGTATCACAACTGCAG attttagtAGCAGATTATGAGAATTTAGTACAAGAACTTACTCAGGAGCTGAAGTCTGTTAAAGCAGAATACGAAGAACTAAAATCAAAGGTACCTTCAATACTCAATGAAAACCAGAAATTAATAGAGGAGTTGAAGCAATATGTAACTTCGAAAACTTCAGAAGAATCCCAAACAGAattcaaattgattcaaaacTTGAGATCTCAAATTAATTTGGTGTTAGATGAGAAAGAAAAAGTAACTCAGTTATGGAAAAAAGCATCAAAATCTGTAGAAACTTTGGAAAATGAACTAAATATATACAAATCTGGCAATATCGAGTATTTTCCCAAACATGAATATTTAAGAGCGAAAAAATCTTACGAAGAAACcataaataaattggaaaatcaaataaaaatcttgaaaaacgAATCGGAAACCAAGGACCTAGAAATTCAAAACCTACTAAAATGCTCAATCAACAACACAGAAACTGCTAAAAAGTCTGAATCTAAAGTAAGtactttatacaaaaatatttttgatcttGAGAACTCTATCGAGgcactgaaaaataaatgtgCAGGAAAAGAGAAACTGATAAAAAAAGTAATggatcaaaataatgaattcaaagaaaaaattattgaagccATAGAAATTGTACAAGCTGCTTTGAATGAAAAAGATGCATCTTTACTTAGAGAAGCTGAAATAAGAtcagaaatgaagaaaatgaatgaaCAACTTGATGATATAATTAAAGAAGTGCAAGAGAAGTGTATGAAAGAGACTGATAGTATAAAAGAGCAAGCTGAATTTAGGTACAAAGACATTCTCAAATGTCTTGAAAACACACAAGACGAGCTAAAAGAAAAAGTtgtacaaaatgaaaaacttcaagccaaaaatataatattacaaaaCGAAATAGATAAATTCTCCACTAGAGGAGTAGACTCAGAAGAAAGcaaaacttcaaaattactaattctcgaaaaaaacttggaatctACGTTTCAGAAACTTTTAGTGTCcgaaaaacaaaacattcagCTAAAATCTGAATTAGATACTATTAAAAACGATATGGAACAGATGGCAGCTTACTATGAGAGAGTTTTGAAAACCAAAGATCTTGAAAAATTGACTCTACAGAACATCAATAACCAGCATAAATCGGTTATCAAAGAGAACGAATTGAAgataaaaagtttaaataatgaaatagagGTCGCGAAAAGCCAATCTCATATTTTAGAAAAGGACCTCAACAAACACATAGAAGATCAAGAGAAacttataaattcaattaaaattgaaaaatctgaaCTAGTTTCTTCTTTCAATGAACAACTCAAGCAACTTAATGAAGAAATTGAGCTCAGAAATGAAATCAACAAGAAACTATTGATAGAAACGAAAGATATAATTAACAAGCTAGAGAATTTGACGAAAACTTTAAAAACAGATGCACGCAAAGTTAAAAAAGAGAATGCGGTGCTAAAAGATGAATTACAACTGTATAAAAGAAAGTTGAGTCAGTAtagagaaatattaaatatgctAGCTATagatgttaataaaataaatgccgTCAACACTGATAACCAACAAAGTCAACCAAATATACTTAGCTGA